The Clostridium sporogenes genome contains a region encoding:
- a CDS encoding AI-2E family transporter — translation MIKDKKIKYLDIIIPIVSSLVISFILIQILKNYNNVFSGIGKVFKILSPFIIAFIIAYILNPLVKFFERRFKIKRNLSILICYVITLGIVALVLSMIVPKVFQSIMDIFQNIPYFTNKGYEMVNNLLVNEDISNIINSSNVFKGNYKDLIDKIAGFTSVGLNTILNQTISFTTFMVNLVFGLIIAIYVLNDREKFVYNGKKVVFLIFREKYGEKIIEFFRTVNSMIKLYIGIKALDSLIIGLLALIGLIILKSPYALLIALIVCVTNMIPYFGPFIGMIPAVVINLFYVPVKALWVLIFLFLLQQFDAWYLEPKLVGDKVGLSPFLIILGITIGGSLFGVWGMLLASPAMAVIKIYTTKLEEKYNI, via the coding sequence TTGATTAAAGATAAAAAAATTAAGTATCTAGATATAATAATACCTATAGTTTCTTCTTTAGTAATATCTTTCATATTAATTCAAATATTAAAAAATTATAATAATGTTTTTTCAGGAATAGGAAAAGTTTTTAAAATATTATCTCCATTCATTATTGCTTTTATAATAGCCTACATATTAAATCCATTAGTTAAGTTTTTTGAAAGAAGGTTTAAAATTAAAAGGAACCTAAGTATACTTATATGTTATGTTATAACTTTGGGGATTGTAGCTCTGGTCTTAAGTATGATTGTACCTAAAGTTTTTCAAAGCATAATGGACATATTTCAAAATATCCCTTACTTTACAAATAAGGGATATGAAATGGTAAATAATTTATTGGTTAATGAGGATATTTCTAATATAATAAATTCTTCTAATGTTTTTAAAGGGAATTATAAGGATTTAATAGACAAAATTGCTGGTTTTACTAGTGTGGGATTAAACACTATTTTAAATCAAACTATATCCTTTACTACCTTCATGGTTAATTTAGTTTTTGGGTTAATTATAGCTATATATGTTTTAAATGATAGAGAAAAATTCGTATATAATGGTAAAAAAGTTGTTTTTTTAATATTCAGAGAAAAGTATGGTGAAAAAATCATAGAGTTTTTTAGAACTGTAAATTCAATGATAAAGTTATATATAGGTATCAAAGCTTTAGATTCTTTAATAATAGGGCTTTTAGCTTTAATAGGGTTAATAATATTAAAATCACCTTATGCTCTGTTAATAGCTTTAATAGTTTGTGTAACAAATATGATACCTTACTTTGGACCATTTATAGGAATGATTCCAGCGGTGGTAATAAATTTATTTTATGTACCAGTTAAGGCTTTATGGGTACTAATATTTTTATTTTTACTGCAACAATTTGATGCATGGTATTTAGAACCTAAACTAGTTGGAGATAAGGTAGGATTAAGTCCATTTTTAATAATTTTAGGAATAACCATAGGTGGAAGTTTATTTGGTGTATGGGGAATGCTTTTGGCATCACCAGCTATGGCAGTAATTAAAATATATACTACAAAATTAGAAGAGAAATATAATATATAG
- a CDS encoding methyl-accepting chemotaxis protein gives MNRKTTIKDKLTKNMMVIVFCVFLIIAACTYIFISKAIKNIAVSAGPGLSTIVSRELEGKDLTGLVREKENSEIYKKIDEAMTVLVSKAQGIIDDAALLINTNEDKWYYVIDKNKNNQSKLGSEYSDKEKLEGIKKALELNTTQVNNSSTDLEIFIPVKANNGINLAICIGVNNSIIAKAKYILLGILLIIMLVSLIIVRLIIGGITRKQTKSITILVNKMKEMSNLEGDLTKRIDIESNDEIGELAQYTNEMLDTIQQILIDVKDVSDRLTSDNKEFNNAFNRSAEQFQDTTMLTKNINEKIHNQSLWLGDISNSVIKFNDTVKGVTLSTKEVAVQSVNTTNSANEGNEYIKKLEAHSNDISKVVNKTSTLVNSLGNKSEQINGIADTIGAIADQTNLLALNASIEAMHAGERGKGFAVVAEEVGKLAFESSKSSEEIFNLIQEVRQGIKSAEISMQEVSKKTIEQEDFIKNVSDKFKDIVYSIDKVSKKVEEVSEASDNMALNLSDIKNQIENLTGVSEENSRSTNQIALNIEEQISSIKQLSNRTDELNAVSSVLMDKLEKLKLN, from the coding sequence ATGAATAGGAAGACTACTATAAAGGATAAGTTAACCAAAAATATGATGGTTATAGTTTTCTGTGTATTTTTAATAATAGCTGCATGTACTTACATATTTATTAGCAAAGCTATAAAAAATATAGCAGTAAGCGCGGGACCAGGACTTTCTACCATAGTATCTCGTGAGTTGGAAGGGAAGGATTTAACGGGATTAGTAAGGGAAAAGGAAAATAGTGAAATATATAAGAAAATAGATGAAGCTATGACAGTTCTTGTGTCCAAGGCTCAAGGAATAATAGATGATGCAGCTTTATTAATAAATACAAATGAGGATAAATGGTATTATGTTATAGATAAAAATAAGAACAACCAATCTAAATTAGGCAGTGAGTATTCAGATAAAGAAAAACTAGAGGGGATTAAAAAAGCACTAGAACTTAATACTACACAAGTTAATAATTCAAGTACGGATTTAGAAATATTTATACCTGTTAAAGCTAATAATGGAATAAATTTAGCTATATGTATAGGTGTAAATAATTCTATTATAGCAAAAGCAAAATATATATTGTTAGGTATTTTGTTAATAATTATGCTAGTTTCATTAATAATTGTAAGACTTATAATAGGTGGTATAACTAGAAAACAAACCAAGTCCATAACAATACTTGTGAATAAAATGAAAGAGATGTCTAATTTAGAAGGGGATTTAACTAAGAGAATAGATATTGAAAGTAATGATGAAATTGGTGAATTGGCACAGTATACAAATGAAATGTTAGATACTATTCAACAAATATTAATAGATGTAAAGGATGTATCAGATAGATTAACTAGTGATAATAAAGAATTTAATAATGCCTTTAATAGATCAGCAGAGCAATTCCAAGATACTACAATGCTCACTAAAAATATAAATGAAAAAATACACAATCAAAGTCTATGGTTGGGAGACATATCTAACAGTGTAATAAAGTTCAATGATACTGTAAAAGGTGTGACCCTTAGTACAAAGGAAGTAGCGGTACAATCTGTAAATACTACTAATAGTGCCAATGAAGGAAATGAGTATATAAAAAAATTAGAGGCTCATTCCAATGATATTTCAAAGGTCGTAAATAAAACTTCAACTTTAGTTAATAGTTTAGGAAATAAATCAGAACAAATAAATGGTATAGCAGATACTATAGGAGCTATAGCAGACCAAACTAATCTTTTAGCTCTTAATGCTTCTATAGAAGCTATGCATGCAGGGGAGAGAGGCAAAGGGTTTGCAGTTGTTGCAGAGGAAGTTGGTAAATTAGCTTTTGAATCTTCAAAATCCTCAGAAGAAATATTTAATTTGATTCAAGAAGTAAGACAGGGTATAAAAAGTGCGGAAATTTCAATGCAAGAAGTTTCTAAAAAAACGATAGAGCAGGAAGATTTTATAAAAAATGTATCAGATAAATTTAAAGATATAGTGTATTCTATAGATAAGGTTTCAAAAAAAGTGGAGGAAGTATCCGAGGCTTCTGATAATATGGCTCTCAATTTATCAGATATAAAAAATCAAATAGAAAATTTAACTGGAGTATCAGAGGAAAATAGTAGATCTACTAACCAAATTGCATTAAATATAGAAGAACAAATTTCATCAATAAAACAATTATCAAATAGAACAGATGAATTAAATGCTGTATCAAGTGTATTAATGGACAAACTAGAAAAGTTAAAATTAAATTAA
- a CDS encoding nucleoside triphosphate pyrophosphohydrolase family protein: MDFKDYEKEMKRTAGEFIKLDKNGLSLGAMGISGEAGEVTDYIKKVLFHGHELCEDKLIEELGDVLWYITYLSKVIGADLETIANKNIEKLKKRYPEGWDPDRSIHRE; this comes from the coding sequence ATGGATTTTAAAGATTATGAAAAAGAAATGAAAAGAACCGCAGGAGAATTTATAAAATTAGATAAAAATGGACTGAGTTTAGGGGCTATGGGAATATCTGGAGAAGCAGGAGAGGTAACTGACTATATTAAAAAGGTTTTATTTCATGGACATGAATTATGTGAGGATAAATTAATAGAAGAATTGGGAGATGTGCTTTGGTATATTACATATTTATCTAAGGTTATAGGGGCAGATTTAGAAACTATAGCAAATAAAAATATTGAAAAACTAAAAAAAAGATATCCAGAAGGATGGGATCCAGATAGAAGTATACATAGAGAATAA
- a CDS encoding phosphoenolpyruvate carboxykinase produces the protein MKKEFSLSTGKAMINFTAKYCDTAEALFNSYGFKRVLQAYMKKIKKRETNVYKYIESTMNIDDSDIFSEDVTNIFKLLMVLKAEEIRKLEDKYEKVLEDKDKFILFVEDLYNFWRKLERYTIVQNSKIGDGLQNVSFIDANNNFSNLILKTYRKIEENILGEKPRIYRQLPAGGNAGLILNNSSWDMPKNYEILKDIPFIESILLDPPFITYPKKNTRDGMFEETFQNPLKNCRINLDHWFCYPAKVGTLLAYIYFHRDYMAHGVTLCNLFEIATEEEYRGKKPDIVYVLGARDDNEKIQTVFYDDKENDIMLGYVNYNEAIDYFGYMKKMTLTLHNLIMIKRGYLPIHGAMVNIVTKNDKTANVIIMGDSGAGKSESLEAFRELSEDYISDMTIIFDDMGVVKLNKDEKPVGSGTEIGAFVRLDDLDTGYAFKQIDRSIFMNPDKVNARLVIPVASYKEITTEYPIDLFLYANNYEADGENLEFFRDVNVALDTFRDGARMAKGTTTEKGLVKSYFANPFGPAQKMEDTEKLLVEYFNKFFKSGVKVGQLRTRLGISGMEKDGPKKAAISLLEEIKNI, from the coding sequence ATGAAAAAAGAATTTTCTCTAAGTACAGGAAAGGCTATGATAAATTTTACAGCAAAATATTGTGATACTGCAGAAGCTTTGTTTAATAGTTATGGTTTTAAAAGGGTTTTACAAGCTTATATGAAAAAAATAAAAAAAAGAGAAACTAATGTATATAAGTACATAGAAAGTACTATGAATATAGATGATAGTGATATATTTTCAGAGGATGTTACTAATATATTTAAATTACTTATGGTTTTAAAAGCAGAAGAAATAAGAAAGTTAGAAGATAAATATGAAAAAGTGCTAGAAGATAAAGATAAATTTATTTTATTTGTAGAAGATTTATATAATTTTTGGAGAAAACTTGAAAGATATACTATAGTTCAAAACAGCAAAATTGGAGATGGGCTTCAAAATGTTAGTTTTATAGATGCAAACAATAATTTCTCTAATCTTATATTAAAGACTTATAGAAAAATTGAGGAAAATATTTTAGGAGAAAAGCCAAGAATATACAGACAATTGCCAGCAGGGGGCAATGCGGGCTTAATACTAAATAATTCTAGCTGGGATATGCCTAAAAATTATGAAATTTTAAAAGATATACCTTTTATAGAGTCTATATTATTAGACCCACCTTTTATAACTTATCCTAAAAAGAATACAAGAGATGGTATGTTTGAAGAAACTTTTCAAAATCCATTAAAAAATTGCAGAATAAATTTAGACCATTGGTTTTGCTATCCTGCAAAGGTAGGAACACTTTTAGCATATATATATTTCCACAGAGACTATATGGCTCATGGAGTAACTTTATGTAACTTATTTGAAATAGCTACAGAGGAAGAATATAGAGGTAAAAAACCAGATATAGTGTATGTCCTTGGAGCAAGGGATGACAATGAAAAAATACAAACAGTTTTCTATGATGACAAAGAAAATGATATTATGCTAGGTTATGTAAATTATAATGAAGCTATAGATTACTTTGGTTATATGAAAAAAATGACATTAACTCTTCATAATTTAATAATGATAAAAAGAGGGTACTTACCAATACACGGTGCCATGGTTAATATAGTAACTAAAAATGATAAGACTGCTAATGTAATAATAATGGGAGATAGTGGAGCAGGAAAGTCTGAAAGTTTAGAAGCCTTTAGGGAACTAAGTGAAGATTATATAAGTGATATGACTATAATATTTGATGATATGGGTGTAGTTAAACTAAATAAGGATGAAAAACCAGTAGGTTCAGGAACGGAAATAGGAGCCTTTGTAAGATTAGACGATTTAGATACTGGATATGCTTTTAAACAAATAGATAGAAGTATATTTATGAATCCAGATAAGGTAAATGCTAGATTAGTTATACCTGTGGCAAGTTATAAAGAAATAACTACAGAGTATCCAATAGATTTATTCTTATATGCTAATAACTATGAAGCAGATGGAGAAAATTTAGAATTCTTTAGAGATGTAAATGTGGCATTAGACACTTTTAGAGATGGAGCAAGAATGGCTAAAGGAACCACTACTGAAAAGGGATTAGTAAAATCTTATTTTGCAAATCCCTTTGGACCAGCACAAAAAATGGAAGATACAGAAAAGTTATTAGTAGAATACTTCAATAAATTCTTCAAATCAGGAGTAAAAGTTGGACAATTAAGAACTAGATTGGGTATAAGTGGTATGGAAAAGGATGGACCTAAAAAAGCGGCTATAAGTTTACTAGAAGAAATAAAAAATATATAG